ATATCCTTAAAATATGGTCTAAACGACTAAGATCTAGTCTAGTTAGTGATTATTGTAGATCTCATCTCCCTAGCTGTAAATTAATATTTGTTTAAAATCAATAATTTAGTGAAAAGCTAATGTTGGCCTATTAATTGAATATTGTTTAAGTAGTTAAACAATAACTCGGTTAACTAATAATTAGTTAATTCACATTTTGATAAGAGGCAAAAACTATGGGTATCTTCTCTCGTTTCACAGACATAGTGAACTCAAATATTAATGCAATTTTAGATAAGGCTGAAGATCCGGCCAAAATGGTTAGGCTAATTATTCAAGAAATGGAAGACACTTTGGTTGAAGTGCGTTCAGCATCGGCTAAAACCCTTGCTAGTAAAAAAGAAATATCTTCGCAAATTCGTAAAGTGCAAGTTGAAGCCGATGATTGGAGAGCCAAAGCACAGCTGGCAATAAGTAAAGATAGAGAAGATCTGGCCCGCGCGGCGTTACAAGAAAAGAAAAAGTGTGACGAACATGGCGTGATGCTTTCTTCTGAGTTGGCTGTTGTGGACGAACAAATTAGTAAATTACAGAATGAAGTAGGCCAATTACAAGATAAATTAGCTGATGCTAAAGCTCGTCAAAAAACAATTATATTGCGTCAGAAAACAGTCAGTTCTAGATTAGAAGTTAAGAAAACCTTAGATAGCGGTAAAGTAGATGCGGCTATGGGACGTTTTGAACAATACGAGCGCAAGATAGATGATTTAGAATCACAAGTGGATGCTTATGATTTAGGCAAAAAAACCTTAGCAGATGAGTTTGCCGATCTAGAATCTGATGAGGAAATTGATAATGAATTAGCTGCGCTTAAAAAAAGTATGCAAGCTAATACTTCAACAAATAAAAAATAAATTGTCAGTCAAGTAAGGAGAAGTCGTTGTGGAAGATGTTGTTGGAATAATTGTCGCGCCTATTGTTATATTTTTGCTATTCGTTGCTCCGATTTGGCTAATTATGCATTATCGAAGTAAGCGACAAATAAACCAAGGTCTGTCTGCTGAGCAATATGCAAGCTTACAAGAATTAGCAAATAGAGCCGATAACATGACAGATCGTATTCATACTTTAGAGTCTATTTTAGATGCTGAAGCCCCCCAGTGGAGAAACAAAGTATGAACGCACGAAAAGCCTTGTACCGGGATCCCAGTAAAGGAAAAATAGCTGGCGTGTGTGCGGGTATTGCTGATTATTTTGGTATGGAATCTTGGGTTGTTCGTATCTTGATGGTTTCTGGTTTTTTCTTATTAGCTGGACCCTTTATTTTTTTTGGTTATATTGCGGCTTGGTTTATTTTAGAAAAAAAGCCTAATCACTTAAGTCAACATCAGGTGTTTAGTCAAAAATATAATACTGATAAAAGTGTTGGTAAAGGATGGCATAATTCAACATCCGCAGAGCCTGAAAAGGTGGTGGTTAAATCTAAAGTATGGCAAGCAGGCGAGCTTCCTTCACAAGCATTATTTGATATTAAACAACGTTTTGATAGCAATGAAAATCGTTTAAGGAAAATGGAAAAATACGTCACCTCTGCTGAATTTCAATTGAACAGAGAAATTAATCAGCTTTGATAGTGTAAATTGATGAGTCTAGAACCGACTCTACATTTCTGACAATTTTAGTAAAAGGTATTATGCAACACTCTATTTTTAAACATCCACAGATTCAGCGAGCTAAACAAAAGTTAAAACTAACTGCATCTAGATTCACTGATAATCACATCAGTTTAGCGGTAACAGGGTTAAGTGGGAGTGGTAAAACTGCATTTATTACTTCATTAGTTAATCAATTATTAGAAGCAAATGAGCAAGCACATTTACCTTTTTTCTCAGTGTTGGCTGAAGGCCGGTTAATTGGGGTTAAACGTGATATTCAACCAAATTTGATTTTTAATCGATTTGCTTATGAGCAGGCAATGTCCGATCTTAGCCAAAATCCAGCCAGATGGCCTGCCTCAACTACAGGTGTGTCGCAAGTTAGGCTGAAAATAAAATACAAAAATGCCCAAGGGTTAAGTCAGTATTTACTCGACGATAGTACTTTAACTTTAGACATTACAGATTACCCAGGCGAGTGGTTATTAGATTTGCCCTTATTAGAAATGAGTTATCCTGATTGGCTTGAACATTGTGATGATGAATTAGCAGATACTAAACGACAGTCTCTTGCTGGGGATTTTTTAGAGGCAGTAACAAACTTACAATTGCTAAACAAAGCTGATGAAATAAGCCTACAAAAAGTGGCAAGTTTGTACTCACGTTATTTGTTAACTTGTCAGACTGAGGGTTATCAGTTATTACAGCCAGGCAGATTTATATTGCCTGGGGAATTGACTAATGCTCCTGTCTTACATTTTTTCCCGATCCCGAAAAGTGTTATCGAAAATCAAAACTTAGATCTTAATAAACCACCTCATGACAGCAATTTGGCCATCTTAATCTCGCGTTTTGAACAATATAAAAATGCTGTAGTGAAACCATTTTATAAAGAACATTTTAAGCAGTTTGATCGACAAGTTATTTTGGTGGATTGTTTAACCGCTTTAAATCGTGGCCATCGGAGTGTTCAGGATTTACAAAAAGCACTAGATTGGTTGATGAAAAGTTTCCAATACGGTACATCTAATCTAATCAATCGTTTGTTTGAACCTAAAATTGACAAACTAGTTTTTGCAGCCAGTAAAGCGGATCATATTACGCCAGATCAACAAGTTAACTTAGTTAAACTGCTGGACAATATGTTACATCAAGCTAGAAAAAAAACTCAATACCAAGGTGTGCTTAGTGAATCTACTGCTATTTCAGCAATTAGAGCGTCTAAGTCAGGTTTGGGTAAAGTGAAAAACGAAGAAGTGCCCATACTAAGAGGGATAGATAATGAGGGGCATACCTTGACCTTATATCCAGGTGAAGTGCCCACTACATGTCCTGAGCCTGATTTTTGGAAGCACCAAAATTTTGAATTTCCAAAATTTATGCCCACAAACTTAGCTGGCAGCCACTCATTACCGCATATTCGAATGGATCAAGTTTTAGAGTTTTTATTGGCAGACAAATTAAAATGAACAATAAATCAGATTCAAAAAATAAAACCGTGTTAAAAGCCGCTAAAGTATTGTCCTCAGATGTTGATTTTGAATTAGAAGATGCGGTAATCAAACCTGCAGAAAGATTGTCTGATAGTGACAACTTTGCAGTAATTGAGCAGGAAGAGCAGATAGAGTTATTAGTTGAAAAGTCCAATGACAGTTTAAATTATTCTTCCAAAGGCAGAACTACAAAACGGTTTGCGGCATTATCACTGCTGGTTTTATTCGCCAGTGTCGCCGAGTTGGTCTCTTTTGTGATTACGATGACAGAAAAAAGAGACTGGTTAGCGGCTGTTTGGCTTGCGATTTTTGTTGGTTTGTTATTTTTTGTTATTCAATTAATTTGGCGCGAGTGGCGTGGTTTGAAGTCTGTAAAACGGCAACAACAAAGTCGGATTGTTACTGAACAGTTATTTCATACTCCAGCAATTGGCTTGGCCGAAGCACAGTGTGAAAAAATAGCTGAAACCCTGCCTATAATTCATCAAGACTCGATTAACGCTTGGCGAGATAATTTGGATGATCATCTGACTGATAATGAAGTTTTATCTCTATTTGAACAACAAGTCCTTGCACCTATTGATAATTTAGCTATTAAGACTTTGACCAAGAATGCATCTGCTGCTGGAGTTATGATTGCGGTTAGCCCATTCGCACTTTTAGATATGCTGATTGTACTGTGGCGAAATGTGCAGATGATCAATCAATTAAGCGAAATATACGGTGTAAAAGTGGGATATTGGGGCAGAGTAAAATTAATAAAAAATATTTTTCATTCTATGGTGTACGCAGGTGCTGCAGAGATATTATCTGATGCGGGTAATTACGCTTTGGGTGCAGGTATAACGGGAAAGTTATCAACTAGAATTGCACAAGGTTTAGGCGCTAGTGTTTTAACTGCAAGGATTGGCTTAAAAGCTCTGAACGAATGTCGGCCTATGCCTTCCCTTTCGGTAACTAAACCTAATTTGACTATGATCACTAAACAGCTATTGGCTGAGTTGACTAATAAGATACGTTAAAAGACTGTTTAAGAATTTTTATCTGTAATAATATCTTTACACTTAATGAAATTATGGCCGCTTGGTTAAACTATGAGATTAGAAGTTAGTTGCAAAGATAGGGTAGGGATCACCCAAGATGTATTAGATATTTTGGTCGAGTACGAAATTGATCTGCGGGGTATTGAAATAGATGAACAAGGAAAAATATTCTTAAACTTTCCGAATATCGAATTTGCTAATTTCCAGCATTTGATGCCTAAAATACGTATGTTAGATGGCATTGAAGATGTAAAAACTACCCCTTTTATGCCAACGGAACGTGAGCAATATCAATTACAAGCATTATTACAAACCTTACCTGATCCTGTTTTATCAATCGATACTAAAGGCAAAATTATTCTGGTAAATGATGTGGTAATCAATCAGCTTAATTTAAGCAAAGATAATATTCTTGGCACAGATATTTCTGAATTTTTAAAAGGATTTAATATCCACCGTTGGCTGGAAAGTAAAACTCCTAAATCTCAGTCTAAAAAAGTGAACTTTTTAGGCCAAGACTACTTATTAGACTTATTACCTGTAATGGTACCCGATTCAGATAAAAATGATATTTTGGCTGGTGCTGTATTTTTGTTTAAATCCGAATATAGGTTAGGTCAACAATTAACCTCTTTTCATCAAGCTAATTTAGACAGTTTTTCGTTGATCCAAGCCAATAGTAAATTAATGAAGCAAGTCATTAAAGATGCAAAACGTATCGCAGAATTAGACGGCCATATTTTACTTTTAGGGGAGACTGGAACAGGTAAAACTATGTTGGCCAATGCTTGCCAGCATGCCAGCCACAGACATGATAAAGCTTTCCTAAAGTTGAATTGTATTGGTGGAAACGAAGCGCTAGAGGCGATGCTATTTGGTAGTGAAATTGGAATGGAGCGGGAAGGTTTATTGCTGCAAGCTCAAGAAGGCACCTTATTAATAGAGGAAATAGGTGACTTACCTTTGTCTACTCAAACTCGCTTGGTTAATGCGTTAGAGTATGGAGTAAAACGATTAACAAATAATAGTGAGTCAGAAAAATTAAATGTACGTCTAATTTGTACCAGTCAAAAAGATTTAACTGATTTAACAGTAAAGGGAGCATTTCGAGAAGACCTTCTTTACCGGTTAAATCAGTTCAGC
The sequence above is a segment of the Paraglaciecola sp. L3A3 genome. Coding sequences within it:
- the pspA gene encoding phage shock protein PspA gives rise to the protein MGIFSRFTDIVNSNINAILDKAEDPAKMVRLIIQEMEDTLVEVRSASAKTLASKKEISSQIRKVQVEADDWRAKAQLAISKDREDLARAALQEKKKCDEHGVMLSSELAVVDEQISKLQNEVGQLQDKLADAKARQKTIILRQKTVSSRLEVKKTLDSGKVDAAMGRFEQYERKIDDLESQVDAYDLGKKTLADEFADLESDEEIDNELAALKKSMQANTSTNKK
- the pspB gene encoding envelope stress response membrane protein PspB translates to MEDVVGIIVAPIVIFLLFVAPIWLIMHYRSKRQINQGLSAEQYASLQELANRADNMTDRIHTLESILDAEAPQWRNKV
- the pspC gene encoding envelope stress response membrane protein PspC, with amino-acid sequence MNARKALYRDPSKGKIAGVCAGIADYFGMESWVVRILMVSGFFLLAGPFIFFGYIAAWFILEKKPNHLSQHQVFSQKYNTDKSVGKGWHNSTSAEPEKVVVKSKVWQAGELPSQALFDIKQRFDSNENRLRKMEKYVTSAEFQLNREINQL
- a CDS encoding YcjX family protein codes for the protein MQHSIFKHPQIQRAKQKLKLTASRFTDNHISLAVTGLSGSGKTAFITSLVNQLLEANEQAHLPFFSVLAEGRLIGVKRDIQPNLIFNRFAYEQAMSDLSQNPARWPASTTGVSQVRLKIKYKNAQGLSQYLLDDSTLTLDITDYPGEWLLDLPLLEMSYPDWLEHCDDELADTKRQSLAGDFLEAVTNLQLLNKADEISLQKVASLYSRYLLTCQTEGYQLLQPGRFILPGELTNAPVLHFFPIPKSVIENQNLDLNKPPHDSNLAILISRFEQYKNAVVKPFYKEHFKQFDRQVILVDCLTALNRGHRSVQDLQKALDWLMKSFQYGTSNLINRLFEPKIDKLVFAASKADHITPDQQVNLVKLLDNMLHQARKKTQYQGVLSESTAISAIRASKSGLGKVKNEEVPILRGIDNEGHTLTLYPGEVPTTCPEPDFWKHQNFEFPKFMPTNLAGSHSLPHIRMDQVLEFLLADKLK
- a CDS encoding YcjF family protein translates to MNNKSDSKNKTVLKAAKVLSSDVDFELEDAVIKPAERLSDSDNFAVIEQEEQIELLVEKSNDSLNYSSKGRTTKRFAALSLLVLFASVAELVSFVITMTEKRDWLAAVWLAIFVGLLFFVIQLIWREWRGLKSVKRQQQSRIVTEQLFHTPAIGLAEAQCEKIAETLPIIHQDSINAWRDNLDDHLTDNEVLSLFEQQVLAPIDNLAIKTLTKNASAAGVMIAVSPFALLDMLIVLWRNVQMINQLSEIYGVKVGYWGRVKLIKNIFHSMVYAGAAEILSDAGNYALGAGITGKLSTRIAQGLGASVLTARIGLKALNECRPMPSLSVTKPNLTMITKQLLAELTNKIR
- a CDS encoding sigma-54-dependent transcriptional regulator, with amino-acid sequence MRLEVSCKDRVGITQDVLDILVEYEIDLRGIEIDEQGKIFLNFPNIEFANFQHLMPKIRMLDGIEDVKTTPFMPTEREQYQLQALLQTLPDPVLSIDTKGKIILVNDVVINQLNLSKDNILGTDISEFLKGFNIHRWLESKTPKSQSKKVNFLGQDYLLDLLPVMVPDSDKNDILAGAVFLFKSEYRLGQQLTSFHQANLDSFSLIQANSKLMKQVIKDAKRIAELDGHILLLGETGTGKTMLANACQHASHRHDKAFLKLNCIGGNEALEAMLFGSEIGMEREGLLLQAQEGTLLIEEIGDLPLSTQTRLVNALEYGVKRLTNNSESEKLNVRLICTSQKDLTDLTVKGAFREDLLYRLNQFSLVMPPLRECKADIPVLIEFFVNKQSLQLGRKAPKISQACMDYLQSYSWPGNVKQCENVICMAVCLLEGDELLKEYIRLPTSPQSNNYICQEFAGSLDEAVKGFEKELLTRLYPSYPSSRLLAKRLHLSHTAIANKLREYGINKIVN